The Streptococcus mitis genome has a segment encoding these proteins:
- a CDS encoding TetR/AcrR family transcriptional regulator: MRDVKDPEIRRAEIMDAAMLLFMEKGYANTTTQDIVDKVNISRGLLYYHFKNKEDILYCLVERYSEKLLRDIHVIVNDDDKTAIEKIRAFIDATIISTDNVSAEGTELQKTVDLEENRYMLDKLSHKLIEKLTIYFERIINQGISEKVFSVKYPSETAEFLMTAYVFVSNNIGIITSKKEPVKDYLNAFKIMLEQNLNTKGLFSN, encoded by the coding sequence ATGCGAGATGTAAAAGATCCGGAAATTCGACGGGCTGAGATTATGGATGCTGCTATGCTCCTCTTTATGGAGAAAGGATATGCGAACACAACAACTCAGGATATAGTCGATAAGGTAAATATATCACGAGGTTTGTTATACTATCACTTTAAGAACAAAGAAGATATTCTGTATTGTCTTGTGGAACGTTATTCAGAGAAATTATTGAGAGATATTCATGTGATTGTCAATGATGACGACAAAACTGCTATTGAAAAAATAAGAGCCTTTATAGATGCCACAATAATCTCTACAGATAACGTTTCAGCGGAAGGAACTGAGTTACAAAAGACGGTTGATCTTGAAGAAAATCGTTATATGTTAGATAAGTTATCTCATAAGCTCATTGAAAAACTGACTATATATTTTGAGAGGATAATAAATCAAGGCATCTCAGAAAAAGTATTTTCTGTAAAATATCCATCAGAAACAGCAGAATTTCTGATGACAGCCTATGTTTTTGTTTCAAATAACATAGGTATCATAACTTCAAAGAAAGAACCTGTCAAAGATTACTTGAATGCATTTAAGATAATGCTGGAACAAAATCTAAATACAAAAGGACTCTTTAGCAATTAA
- a CDS encoding DUF1648 domain-containing protein, giving the protein MKNRLIKDILVLLVMLAIIVVICRFLPEKVPIHFNAKGEADMFANKYYLLLATVIPYSAYWKFVRESDNKKIK; this is encoded by the coding sequence ATGAAAAACAGACTGATAAAAGATATTTTGGTGTTATTAGTAATGCTAGCTATAATAGTTGTTATTTGTAGATTTCTGCCAGAAAAAGTTCCGATTCATTTCAATGCAAAAGGAGAAGCAGATATGTTTGCAAATAAATACTATCTTCTACTAGCTACAGTTATCCCCTATTCTGCATATTGGAAGTTTGTTAGGGAAAGTGATAATAAAAAGATTAAATGA
- a CDS encoding GntR family transcriptional regulator, with amino-acid sequence MKHHLYLQIASKLRTTILRGDYAPEQQIPSIRRLAENEKCIRQLSKKQ; translated from the coding sequence ATGAAACACCATCTATATTTACAAATTGCATCAAAATTAAGAACGACGATTTTAAGAGGTGATTATGCACCTGAACAACAAATTCCTTCAATAAGGAGATTAGCAGAAAACGAGAAGTGTATCCGTCAACTGTCCAAAAAACAATGA
- a CDS encoding ABC transporter ATP-binding protein, giving the protein MLEIKNFSKSYGDKKVVDNLSISVQPGDIYGFIGANGAGKTSTIKAVVGIHDFEDGSIIINGHSIKEEPVICKKMMAYIPDNPDLYEHMTGLQYINLIADLFEIPTKIRRERIQKYGDLFDMTEHLSGIISSYSHGMKQRTAIISALVHSPKLLILDEPFVGLDPKATFLLKKIMHECVSDGGAIFFSTHVLDVAEKLCNKIAIIKNGKLIASGNTGDVKGDESLEAFFMEVQDNE; this is encoded by the coding sequence ATGTTAGAGATAAAGAATTTTAGTAAAAGTTATGGGGATAAGAAGGTTGTGGATAACCTATCTATTTCAGTACAGCCTGGAGATATTTATGGTTTTATTGGAGCAAATGGTGCGGGAAAAACGTCAACGATAAAGGCAGTTGTCGGTATCCATGATTTTGAAGACGGAAGTATAATTATCAACGGTCATTCTATTAAAGAAGAACCTGTTATTTGTAAAAAAATGATGGCGTATATCCCAGATAATCCAGATTTGTATGAACATATGACAGGACTTCAATATATTAATCTTATTGCTGACTTGTTTGAAATTCCTACAAAAATACGCAGGGAGAGAATCCAAAAATACGGTGATTTATTTGATATGACTGAGCATCTTTCGGGGATTATTTCTTCATATTCACATGGTATGAAGCAACGAACAGCCATTATTTCTGCACTTGTACATTCTCCCAAACTGTTGATTTTAGATGAACCTTTTGTTGGGCTAGATCCCAAAGCAACTTTCCTACTAAAGAAAATTATGCATGAGTGTGTTTCAGATGGAGGTGCTATTTTCTTTTCAACCCATGTATTGGATGTTGCGGAAAAATTATGTAATAAGATTGCCATTATCAAAAATGGAAAGTTAATTGCAAGTGGCAATACAGGAGACGTCAAAGGTGATGAATCATTGGAGGCATTTTTCATGGAGGTGCAGGACAATGAGTAA